Proteins encoded in a region of the Teredinibacter purpureus genome:
- a CDS encoding vWA domain-containing protein, whose protein sequence is MKRLLRYRCLAGTLLGLSTLALASTDGTDPAVNHTVSRSVSAVFTADGVNTLNEYNDADHMVEALGSDYLEAKVYSKRYFDAATGNEELRVYFSVHDIDANADDRISFYFDRLHNHGTANADEAQEDTALRITRADCVALACNFTRINRSGGVFAGAGSPLALSNAHIIAANPGEYAGAEVGFQLGWSGEFVLTPADFGWSYFPQTLGLLVEARSENANAISSSNPLPGAPATSTATYPLNGANTVSANAPLMWGNMHMRYPIDYAVIMDNSGSMLQTDGGVDNRWVQAKRAADLFVTTLGLFKTDMLDDQVSISQYSWSCSDETVSGNTTGAVSGLGGKLSPGDVPPPPTSGSYTDANAANPGSNNCTPIKAGIEFALEDQLGIAGASPNDKRDRIAILLSDGLHNQPNSDVPFDPNTDFSVDEKNFTQIRTVALGNDGVADTALLADISTAFNGGAAYSHEARFNQTNSFSDLLMAYLETLQAPLTINQVPKIGANYNPGAPDKLVFIGVWDTPANATDLTLELNGNPASAADYDSLASYVNTDIGYAALVLNNPAENGVWQLVSSGALQDNEFVLADLRILARFLTQQKKYFAGDDILLQVSLLDNGEPILGANVSVEAAVPGEGLGNYLSTVGDNCEATTPNIPSFANGDDNSQFLASVKKHNQSWTRRISQAVAAQSGSAAEPKVGRFALSSYHFGRCQKEGLTRNALPGMPLVDDGTQGDKIAGDGIYSLAFNNTGLEGSYNFRYFALGTTTDGVEFGRMRVSSQYVGVAPTAGDTPFQIMVGPMLADRASQLLYFLPKDSQGNYVGPGLAHTFAVEVEGGYPYGELLDLNNGYYLQIATYAPNAQPPVVSISTNNGFDLTVGNGHTAGTGNPDCETNASGVAQADEHTPLVKQLWAIIVALVVLCLILLMLLIFCRLRKR, encoded by the coding sequence ATGAAGCGATTACTACGCTACCGGTGCCTAGCGGGCACACTACTCGGATTGTCGACACTCGCGCTTGCGTCTACCGATGGAACGGACCCAGCGGTAAATCATACTGTTAGTCGTTCGGTCAGTGCGGTATTTACCGCAGACGGAGTCAATACACTCAACGAATACAATGATGCTGATCATATGGTGGAAGCCTTAGGTTCCGATTACCTAGAGGCAAAAGTGTATTCGAAGCGCTACTTCGACGCGGCAACGGGCAACGAAGAACTCCGTGTTTATTTCTCGGTGCACGATATTGACGCGAACGCGGATGATCGTATTAGCTTTTATTTCGATCGCCTTCACAATCACGGTACCGCCAATGCCGATGAGGCACAGGAAGATACGGCCTTGCGAATAACCCGCGCAGATTGTGTCGCGCTAGCGTGCAACTTTACGCGTATTAATCGTTCCGGCGGTGTTTTTGCCGGTGCTGGTAGCCCACTAGCGTTATCAAACGCACATATTATTGCGGCGAACCCCGGTGAATATGCTGGAGCGGAAGTAGGGTTTCAGTTGGGTTGGTCGGGTGAATTTGTGTTAACGCCAGCCGACTTTGGCTGGAGCTACTTTCCCCAAACGCTTGGGCTTTTGGTGGAAGCTCGCTCGGAAAATGCCAATGCTATTTCTAGCAGTAACCCGTTGCCGGGTGCGCCTGCAACGTCGACGGCTACGTACCCACTAAACGGTGCGAATACTGTGAGCGCTAATGCGCCACTTATGTGGGGCAATATGCATATGCGTTACCCTATCGATTACGCCGTAATCATGGATAATTCGGGCAGTATGTTGCAAACCGATGGTGGTGTTGATAATCGGTGGGTGCAAGCGAAACGTGCGGCAGACCTTTTTGTTACGACACTGGGCTTGTTTAAAACCGATATGCTAGATGACCAAGTGAGCATTTCGCAATATTCGTGGTCGTGCAGCGACGAGACGGTGAGTGGCAATACAACGGGCGCGGTGTCCGGGTTGGGGGGCAAGTTGTCGCCAGGCGATGTACCGCCACCACCCACAAGCGGTTCGTACACTGACGCGAACGCCGCTAATCCGGGCAGTAATAATTGTACGCCCATTAAAGCCGGTATCGAATTTGCGCTAGAAGACCAATTAGGTATTGCGGGTGCCTCACCAAACGATAAGCGTGATCGTATTGCAATATTACTGAGCGATGGTTTACACAATCAGCCTAATAGCGATGTGCCTTTCGATCCGAATACTGATTTTTCGGTGGATGAGAAAAACTTTACTCAAATTCGAACCGTTGCCTTGGGTAATGATGGCGTTGCGGATACAGCCTTACTTGCCGATATTTCTACGGCATTTAATGGCGGTGCCGCTTATAGTCACGAAGCAAGGTTTAACCAAACCAATTCCTTTTCCGATTTATTAATGGCGTATTTAGAAACCCTGCAAGCGCCATTGACGATTAATCAAGTACCTAAAATCGGGGCCAATTATAATCCTGGCGCGCCCGACAAATTGGTGTTTATTGGCGTATGGGATACGCCCGCCAATGCCACGGATCTCACGCTCGAGCTTAATGGTAACCCCGCAAGCGCCGCCGATTACGATTCGCTGGCTAGCTACGTGAATACTGATATTGGTTATGCAGCGCTGGTATTGAATAACCCAGCGGAAAATGGTGTCTGGCAATTGGTATCGTCTGGTGCATTACAAGACAACGAATTTGTATTAGCGGACTTACGTATCTTGGCGAGATTTTTAACACAACAGAAAAAATATTTTGCCGGTGACGATATTCTATTGCAAGTGAGTTTGCTTGATAACGGTGAGCCAATATTGGGTGCAAACGTATCGGTAGAAGCGGCAGTGCCTGGGGAAGGTTTAGGTAACTATCTGAGTACTGTTGGGGATAACTGTGAGGCAACTACGCCGAATATTCCGAGCTTCGCCAATGGCGATGATAATAGCCAATTCTTGGCGAGCGTGAAAAAACATAATCAATCGTGGACTCGCCGCATATCCCAAGCGGTCGCCGCTCAATCGGGTTCTGCAGCAGAGCCGAAAGTTGGGCGCTTTGCGTTATCGTCCTATCATTTTGGGCGTTGTCAAAAAGAGGGGCTTACGCGTAATGCTCTACCGGGAATGCCGCTGGTAGACGATGGGACACAGGGCGATAAAATAGCGGGTGACGGTATTTACAGCCTTGCGTTTAATAATACGGGGTTAGAAGGTAGTTACAATTTTCGCTACTTTGCACTGGGCACCACAACCGATGGCGTGGAGTTTGGTCGCATGCGCGTTAGCTCCCAGTATGTTGGTGTTGCGCCAACCGCTGGCGATACACCCTTTCAAATAATGGTAGGCCCAATGCTTGCCGATAGAGCCAGCCAGCTGCTCTATTTTCTGCCGAAAGATTCACAGGGCAACTATGTGGGCCCTGGGCTTGCACATACCTTTGCGGTAGAGGTTGAGGGCGGTTATCCCTATGGCGAGTTGTTAGACCTTAATAATGGGTATTATTTACAGATTGCCACCTATGCGCCTAACGCGCAGCCACCGGTGGTGAGTATTTCCACGAATAATGGTTTCGATTTAACCGTAGGCAACGGTCACACTGCGGGCACAGGCAACCCCGATTGCGAGACGAACGCTTCGGGCGTAGCACAAGCTGACGAGCACACTCCCTTAGTTAAACAGCTTTGGGCCATTATTGTTGCGCTCGTAGTGCTGTGCTTAATCTTGCTTATGTTGTTAATCTTTTGCCGTTTACGTAAACGTTAA